One stretch of Nocardia fluminea DNA includes these proteins:
- the arsB gene encoding ACR3 family arsenite efflux transporter: MSTTTDHPAVVGKLSTLDRFLPVWIGVAMAAGLLLGRLIPGLGDTVSAVEIDGISLPIAIGLLIMMYPVLAKVRYDRLDSVTGDRKLLASSLVLNWVLGPALMFALAWIFLPDLPEYRTGLIIVGLARCIAMVIVWNDLACGDREAAAVLVALNSVFQVVMFAVLGWFYLAVLPGWLGLEQTTIDVSPWQIAKSVLIFLGIPLLAGFLSRRLGERAKGRDWYESAFLPRIGPWALYGLLFTIVILFALQGDQITSHPLDVVRIAIPLLAYFAIMWGGGYALGAVLGLGYERTTTLAFTAAGNNFELAIAVAIATYGATSGQALAGVVGPLIEVPVLVGLVYVSLALRKRFEPTIQTSSASAR; this comes from the coding sequence GTGAGCACCACCACCGACCACCCGGCCGTCGTCGGCAAACTCTCGACACTGGACCGGTTCCTGCCGGTCTGGATCGGCGTGGCGATGGCCGCCGGACTACTGCTCGGGCGCCTGATTCCGGGCCTGGGCGACACGGTGAGCGCCGTGGAGATCGACGGCATCTCGCTGCCGATCGCGATCGGGCTGCTGATCATGATGTATCCGGTGTTGGCGAAGGTCCGCTACGACCGCCTCGACTCCGTCACCGGCGACCGCAAACTGCTGGCCAGTTCGCTCGTGCTGAACTGGGTGCTCGGTCCCGCGCTGATGTTCGCCCTGGCCTGGATCTTCCTGCCCGACCTGCCCGAGTACCGCACCGGCCTGATCATCGTCGGCCTGGCGCGCTGCATCGCGATGGTGATCGTCTGGAACGACCTGGCCTGCGGCGACCGCGAAGCCGCCGCCGTCCTCGTCGCGCTCAACTCGGTCTTCCAGGTGGTCATGTTCGCCGTCCTGGGCTGGTTCTACCTCGCGGTCCTGCCCGGCTGGCTGGGCCTGGAACAAACCACCATCGACGTCTCCCCATGGCAGATCGCGAAATCGGTGCTGATCTTCCTGGGAATCCCCCTACTGGCCGGGTTTCTGAGCCGCCGCCTCGGCGAACGCGCGAAAGGCCGCGACTGGTACGAGTCGGCGTTCCTGCCCAGGATCGGGCCGTGGGCGCTCTACGGGCTGCTGTTCACCATCGTGATCCTGTTCGCGCTGCAAGGCGACCAGATCACCTCCCATCCGCTCGACGTCGTCCGCATCGCCATCCCGCTGCTGGCCTACTTCGCGATCATGTGGGGCGGCGGCTACGCCCTGGGTGCGGTGCTCGGTCTCGGATACGAACGCACCACCACGCTGGCGTTCACCGCCGCGGGCAACAACTTCGAACTGGCCATCGCCGTAGCGATCGCCACCTACGGCGCCACCTCGGGCCAAGCGCTCGCCGGCGTCGTCGGTCCGCTGATCGAGGTCCCGGTCCTGGTCGGGTTGGTCTACGTGTCCCTGGCGCTGCGCAAACGGTTCGAGCCCACCATCCAGACTTCGTCGGCCTCGGCCCGCTGA
- a CDS encoding ArsR/SmtB family transcription factor: MSNQDLPLSVASPSCEATPRTRPPMSGETAAELAVLFKALADPVRLRLLSAIASRAGGEACVCDLSAGIDVTQPTISHHLKVLREAGLLTSERRASWVYYRVVPHALARLSEVLAIEAGAVTA; the protein is encoded by the coding sequence ATGTCGAATCAAGACCTGCCGCTGAGTGTGGCCTCACCCTCGTGTGAGGCCACACCCCGCACCCGCCCGCCGATGAGCGGCGAGACAGCCGCCGAGCTGGCCGTGCTGTTCAAGGCCCTCGCCGACCCGGTGCGGCTGCGGCTGCTCTCGGCGATCGCGTCCCGAGCGGGTGGTGAGGCCTGTGTGTGCGACCTGTCGGCCGGAATCGACGTCACCCAGCCGACCATCTCGCACCACCTGAAGGTGCTGCGCGAAGCCGGATTGCTCACCAGCGAACGCCGCGCCTCCTGGGTGTACTACCGGGTTGTCCCGCACGCGCTGGCACGGCTGTCGGAGGTGCTCGCGATCGAGGCCGGAGCGGTGACCGCGTGA
- a CDS encoding ArsI/CadI family heavy metal resistance metalloenzyme: protein MSRIQLALNVDDLDTAVRFYSTLFDAEPAKRKPGYANFAIAEPPLKLVLIENAGQGGSLNHLGVEVETSEQVHGEIARLSDAGLFTEEQIATTCCFATQDKVWVTGPDAERWEVYTVLADSETFGTAPELGLTDAEAGDVCCGTAAEAEAEGACCGTDAKTKAVASGASCCT, encoded by the coding sequence ATGTCTCGTATCCAGCTGGCCCTCAATGTCGACGACCTCGACACCGCCGTGCGGTTCTACTCCACCCTCTTCGACGCCGAGCCCGCCAAGCGCAAGCCCGGCTACGCCAACTTCGCGATCGCCGAGCCCCCGCTCAAGCTCGTGCTGATCGAGAACGCGGGCCAGGGTGGGTCCCTCAACCACCTCGGGGTCGAGGTCGAAACCTCCGAGCAGGTCCACGGCGAGATCGCCCGGCTCTCCGACGCCGGCCTGTTCACCGAGGAGCAGATCGCGACCACGTGTTGCTTCGCCACCCAGGACAAGGTGTGGGTGACCGGTCCGGACGCCGAGCGGTGGGAGGTCTACACGGTGCTGGCCGACAGCGAAACCTTCGGCACCGCACCAGAACTCGGCCTCACCGATGCGGAGGCGGGCGACGTCTGCTGCGGCACCGCCGCCGAAGCCGAGGCCGAGGGTGCCTGCTGTGGTACCGATGCCAAGACGAAGGCCGTCGCCTCCGGCGCGAGCTGCTGCACCTGA